Proteins encoded within one genomic window of Halorussus salilacus:
- a CDS encoding RNA polymerase Rpb4 family protein, whose translation MTIFKEKLDEEYLTTSEAKELLADIEDERALDEDREMRYELARAIEHVNRFALLDAEESRELVEELLEVEKVDEPTAYKIADLLPKDRDELRAIYAQERYTLSGDELDDILNVVAKYD comes from the coding sequence ATGACGATCTTCAAGGAGAAGCTCGACGAGGAGTACCTGACCACCTCGGAGGCCAAGGAACTGCTCGCCGACATCGAGGACGAGCGCGCGCTCGACGAGGACCGCGAGATGCGCTACGAACTCGCCCGCGCCATCGAGCACGTCAACCGATTCGCGCTCCTCGACGCCGAGGAGTCGCGCGAACTCGTCGAGGAACTGCTCGAGGTCGAGAAGGTCGACGAGCCGACGGCGTACAAGATAGCCGACCTCCTTCCCAAGGACCGCGACGAACTCCGCGCCATCTACGCCCAGGAGCGCTACACGCTCTCGGGCGACGAACTCGACGACATCCTCAACGTCGTCGCGAAGTACGACTGA
- a CDS encoding ABC transporter permease translates to MSSDPPTGDESFEAVDWELIDGDAHPVSWNVRAFVVGAGLLAVGYAHQRFAAAPLPLDWTLSHLDWLTALSLLAVGAFVVVPLARNLRTTLRYWGRFRANRLGVASLLYAVAFFAVGLIGPLLVSEPKLDVLYGYQPPVGTAVDLKFVPSCLGRVADGRCHGTWRYPLGTTYSGKDLVPFVVFGARTTLQVVLVSSALLVPTGVAVGLAAAYASDRVDAVLMRSAESLQTIPAILIYLVLRPWVGDYRLLLMVGVFGLANWGGLAKLVRSEALKHREESYVRAAESAGADRRTVVRRHLLPNISGSVLANATLQIPMLVLTEAALSFLGLGAPTVHSWGQTIALGIRDLGTHPAWWVTLFPAVLLTLTVLAFNALGDALESTLDPRR, encoded by the coding sequence ATGAGTTCCGACCCGCCGACAGGAGACGAATCCTTCGAAGCCGTCGACTGGGAACTGATCGATGGGGACGCACACCCGGTCTCTTGGAACGTCCGGGCGTTCGTCGTCGGAGCGGGACTGCTCGCGGTCGGATACGCCCACCAGCGATTCGCCGCCGCACCGCTCCCGTTGGACTGGACGCTCTCGCACCTCGACTGGCTGACCGCCCTCTCGTTGCTCGCGGTCGGCGCGTTCGTCGTCGTACCCCTCGCGAGAAACCTCCGGACGACACTGCGGTACTGGGGCCGGTTCCGGGCGAACCGACTCGGCGTCGCGAGCCTCCTCTACGCGGTCGCGTTCTTCGCGGTCGGGCTGATCGGCCCGTTGCTCGTCTCCGAGCCCAAACTCGACGTCCTCTACGGCTATCAACCCCCGGTCGGGACCGCGGTCGACCTCAAGTTCGTCCCGTCGTGTCTGGGAAGGGTGGCCGACGGCCGGTGTCACGGAACGTGGCGGTACCCGCTGGGAACGACCTACAGCGGCAAGGACCTCGTGCCCTTCGTCGTCTTCGGCGCGCGGACGACCCTGCAGGTCGTTCTCGTGTCCTCGGCGCTACTGGTGCCGACCGGCGTCGCGGTCGGCCTCGCGGCCGCCTACGCGAGCGACCGGGTGGACGCCGTCCTCATGCGGTCGGCCGAGAGCCTCCAGACCATCCCAGCCATCCTCATCTACCTCGTGCTCCGTCCGTGGGTCGGCGACTACCGGCTCCTGCTGATGGTCGGGGTCTTCGGACTGGCGAACTGGGGCGGCCTCGCCAAGCTCGTCCGTAGCGAGGCGCTCAAGCACCGCGAGGAGTCGTACGTCCGGGCCGCCGAGAGCGCAGGTGCCGACCGCCGGACCGTCGTCCGCCGCCACCTGTTGCCGAACATCTCGGGGTCGGTGCTCGCCAACGCGACGCTACAGATACCGATGTTGGTCCTCACAGAGGCGGCCCTGTCGTTTCTGGGCTTGGGAGCGCCCACGGTCCACTCCTGGGGACAGACCATCGCCCTCGGAATCCGGGACCTTGGAACGCATCCCGCGTGGTGGGTCACGCTCTTTCCGGCGGTACTGTTGACACTGACGGTGCTGGCGTTCAACGCGCTGGGGGACGCGCTGGAATCGACCCTCGATCCGCGCCGATGA
- a CDS encoding mechanosensitive ion channel family protein — protein MSALVADLLALVDQLQQYDTTQLRLGVSAFILLAVAAAVASVRFLRPKLRGRFHSRVADAVLSVSIAVVGFAAVVSLLVLWGVGDDAAHALEQISGVADTGARAILALVVAAAAYVTSGFIKRAVDRFTDSHDTITEHQSEIAFRVLQLTVYVTAGAIIIGTVWKIDLSGLLVGAGFLGIIVGMAARQTLGSLLAGFVLMFSRPFEIGDWVKINDEEGIVTDISIVNTRIQTFDGEYVMIPNDIVSGEKIINKSRKGRLRIEVEVGVDYASDVERAADLAKDAMKGLDEILSVPTPQVVVQRFGDSAVVLGLRFWIDKPSSRRQWRARTAVIKAVKETFDREGVKIPYPQRELTGREESGGFRLAGEETTAVEATPDGGADQSDRPEPSDDGVGEE, from the coding sequence GTGAGCGCGCTGGTCGCCGACCTGCTGGCACTTGTCGACCAGCTCCAGCAGTACGACACCACCCAGCTCCGACTCGGAGTGAGCGCGTTCATCCTCCTCGCCGTGGCGGCCGCCGTCGCGTCGGTCCGATTCCTCCGCCCGAAGCTCCGCGGTCGGTTCCACAGCCGCGTGGCCGACGCGGTGCTGAGCGTGTCCATCGCGGTCGTCGGGTTCGCCGCGGTGGTCTCCCTGCTCGTGCTCTGGGGGGTCGGCGACGACGCCGCCCACGCGCTGGAACAGATCAGCGGCGTCGCCGATACGGGGGCACGAGCCATACTCGCGCTGGTCGTCGCGGCCGCGGCGTACGTCACCTCCGGGTTCATCAAGCGCGCGGTCGACCGCTTCACCGACAGCCACGACACCATCACCGAGCACCAGAGCGAGATCGCGTTCCGGGTGCTCCAGCTGACGGTGTACGTCACCGCCGGGGCCATCATCATTGGAACGGTGTGGAAAATCGACCTTAGCGGCCTGCTGGTCGGGGCGGGGTTCCTCGGCATCATCGTCGGCATGGCCGCGCGCCAGACGCTGGGCTCGCTTCTGGCGGGGTTCGTGTTGATGTTCTCCCGGCCGTTCGAGATCGGCGACTGGGTCAAAATAAACGACGAGGAGGGCATCGTGACCGACATCTCCATCGTCAACACCCGAATCCAGACGTTCGACGGCGAGTACGTGATGATTCCGAACGACATCGTGAGCGGCGAGAAGATAATCAACAAGAGCCGGAAGGGGCGGCTCCGCATCGAAGTCGAGGTCGGCGTCGACTACGCGAGCGACGTCGAGCGGGCCGCCGACCTCGCCAAGGACGCGATGAAGGGCCTCGACGAGATACTGTCGGTGCCGACCCCGCAGGTCGTCGTCCAGCGGTTCGGCGACTCCGCGGTCGTGCTCGGCCTGCGCTTCTGGATCGACAAGCCGAGTTCACGCAGGCAGTGGCGGGCCCGGACCGCGGTCATCAAGGCGGTCAAGGAGACGTTCGACCGCGAGGGCGTCAAGATTCCGTACCCCCAGCGCGAACTCACGGGCCGCGAGGAGTCGGGCGGGTTCCGTCTGGCTGGCGAGGAGACGACCGCGGTCGAGGCCACCCCGGACGGGGGTGCCGACCAGTCCGACCGCCCGGAACCGAGCGACGACGGGGTGGGCGAGGAGTGA
- a CDS encoding VOC family protein, with translation MSERFRPADDFEVTSELPDSPIRTTGTDHITLVGSNAEETIAFYRDILGMPLILRQPNLDDPDSTHLFFDTGDGRILTFFVSDDRQSHRGPQRTGVGGVHHLCFSIDPEEFVEIREALAEEWRGYNEFDRGIFHSLYTQDHNGLVIELSTDKWAIPDDRRGEVLATAQRIREEDGAEFAEERHIEGALRELGIEIERYDLPDAPTGSGV, from the coding sequence ATGTCCGAACGGTTCCGTCCCGCCGACGACTTCGAGGTCACGTCCGAACTTCCCGACAGCCCCATCCGAACCACGGGCACCGACCACATCACGCTGGTCGGGAGCAACGCCGAGGAGACCATCGCGTTCTACCGCGACATCCTCGGGATGCCCCTCATCCTCCGTCAGCCGAACCTCGACGACCCCGACTCGACCCATCTCTTTTTCGACACCGGCGACGGCCGCATCCTCACGTTCTTCGTGAGCGACGACCGCCAGTCCCATCGGGGGCCCCAGCGCACCGGCGTCGGCGGGGTCCACCACCTCTGCTTCAGCATCGACCCCGAGGAGTTCGTCGAGATCCGCGAGGCTCTAGCGGAGGAGTGGCGCGGCTACAACGAGTTCGACCGGGGAATCTTCCACTCGCTGTACACGCAGGACCACAACGGACTCGTCATCGAGCTCTCGACCGACAAGTGGGCGATTCCCGACGACCGCCGGGGAGAGGTGCTGGCGACCGCCCAGCGCATCCGCGAAGAGGACGGCGCGGAGTTCGCCGAGGAGCGCCACATCGAGGGGGCGCTGAGGGAGCTGGGTATCGAAATCGAGCGCTACGACCTCCCCGACGCGCCGACCGGGTCGGGCGTCTGA
- a CDS encoding HemK2/MTQ2 family protein methyltransferase has translation MTDLADRRGVETEVYQPAEDSRLLAEAATTDLRGSAADLALEVGTGSGYVAERVADETGLRVVGSDINPHACAQARERGVEAVRADLLDPFRDDAFDAVLFNAPYLPTDPDAERDDWMEVALSGGEDGRAVVEPFLAAVGRALAPDGAVYLLVSSLTGVDEVVELAAAEGFSAVALRDESFPFETLTVLKLVR, from the coding sequence GTGACCGACCTCGCCGACCGCCGGGGCGTCGAGACCGAGGTGTACCAGCCAGCAGAGGACTCGCGCCTGCTCGCGGAGGCCGCGACGACGGATTTGCGGGGTTCGGCCGCCGACCTCGCGCTGGAGGTCGGCACCGGGTCGGGCTACGTCGCCGAGCGTGTCGCCGACGAGACCGGTCTCCGGGTCGTCGGGTCGGACATCAATCCTCACGCCTGCGCGCAGGCCCGCGAGCGCGGCGTCGAGGCCGTCCGGGCCGACCTGCTCGACCCGTTCCGCGACGACGCGTTCGACGCCGTCCTGTTCAACGCGCCGTACCTGCCGACCGACCCCGACGCCGAGCGCGACGACTGGATGGAGGTCGCGTTGTCGGGCGGTGAGGACGGCCGCGCGGTGGTCGAACCGTTCCTCGCGGCCGTCGGGCGCGCGCTCGCGCCCGACGGCGCGGTCTACCTGCTGGTGAGCAGTCTCACCGGCGTCGACGAGGTGGTCGAACTCGCGGCCGCGGAGGGCTTCTCGGCCGTCGCACTCCGCGACGAGTCGTTCCCGTTCGAGACGCTGACCGTGCTGAAGTTGGTTCGATAA
- a CDS encoding ABC transporter permease: MSRRSFVLRRLAGMVLTVWAVLTTAFAVVVFTTDPAETRIVQSASMSGEDPSEAVDAYLAATNQNVPVSERYVDWLVGLAKLDLGWSYTREAAVTTLLADHVAFTLVYFLPALAFAVIGATGIRLYTGAAEDTRLDRLTDGLSYVAVSVPVFLFAYAVKWWVLPAYFVATNDEIAYTATAGPLAPGNLQAAVFPATVMGLYLFGIQLRYAGAELGEYASAEFVKTARGKGSSVWRVGRHMLRNAVVPLASVFFTDLFGMVLLAVYVVEVIASVPGLGGLTVNVMTGGHDLPLMLGVVLLPALVGVVANFLRDVGYALFYPRVELES; encoded by the coding sequence GTGAGTCGGCGCTCGTTCGTCCTCCGTCGGTTGGCGGGGATGGTCCTCACGGTCTGGGCGGTGCTCACGACGGCGTTCGCGGTCGTGGTCTTCACGACCGACCCGGCTGAGACGCGCATCGTGCAGTCGGCGTCGATGAGCGGCGAGGACCCCTCGGAGGCGGTCGACGCGTACCTCGCCGCCACGAACCAGAACGTCCCCGTGTCGGAGCGGTACGTCGACTGGCTGGTCGGGCTCGCGAAACTCGATCTGGGGTGGTCGTACACCAGGGAGGCGGCCGTGACAACGCTGTTGGCCGACCACGTCGCGTTCACGCTGGTGTACTTCCTCCCGGCGCTGGCGTTCGCCGTGATCGGGGCCACCGGCATCCGGCTCTACACGGGGGCCGCCGAGGACACGCGACTCGACAGACTCACCGACGGCCTCTCGTACGTCGCGGTGAGCGTACCGGTGTTCCTGTTCGCGTACGCGGTGAAGTGGTGGGTGCTTCCGGCCTACTTCGTCGCGACCAACGACGAGATAGCCTACACCGCGACGGCCGGGCCGTTAGCGCCCGGGAACCTGCAGGCCGCGGTCTTCCCCGCCACCGTGATGGGGCTGTACCTGTTCGGGATTCAGCTCCGGTACGCGGGGGCCGAACTCGGCGAGTACGCGTCGGCGGAGTTCGTCAAGACCGCCAGAGGCAAGGGGTCGAGCGTCTGGCGGGTCGGCCGCCACATGCTCAGGAACGCGGTGGTGCCGCTCGCGTCGGTGTTCTTCACCGACCTCTTCGGGATGGTGCTACTCGCGGTCTACGTCGTCGAGGTCATCGCCAGCGTGCCGGGGCTCGGCGGACTGACGGTGAACGTGATGACGGGCGGCCACGACCTGCCGCTCATGCTCGGCGTCGTCCTGCTCCCGGCGCTGGTCGGGGTGGTCGCCAACTTCCTCCGAGACGTCGGCTACGCGCTGTTCTACCCGCGGGTCGAACTCGAATCGTGA
- a CDS encoding metal-dependent hydrolase, which produces MVDVLGHLGMALIWLAPAWYFIDHRKTAAAFVAAGFWFGMLPDVDLYLSNWVAGIHHHGVVHTVLAVTAMAAVVGPMFGWVLKTVGHDSEWFSERAESKAYVLGFIAVWVSGLAHLFADMLSAPDVSTQIEPFWPVFHGGLFHVDVLWYQSFWATWALFGLGIALNVAAWYWKDGSADSRGAIMSSN; this is translated from the coding sequence ATGGTAGACGTACTCGGTCACCTCGGGATGGCGCTCATCTGGCTCGCACCGGCGTGGTACTTCATCGACCACCGGAAGACCGCCGCCGCGTTCGTCGCCGCGGGGTTCTGGTTCGGGATGTTACCGGACGTGGACCTCTACCTCTCGAACTGGGTCGCGGGCATCCACCACCACGGTGTCGTCCACACGGTGCTGGCGGTCACCGCGATGGCCGCGGTCGTCGGGCCGATGTTCGGGTGGGTCCTCAAGACGGTCGGCCACGACTCCGAGTGGTTCTCCGAGCGCGCCGAGTCGAAGGCGTACGTCCTCGGCTTCATCGCGGTCTGGGTATCGGGCCTCGCGCACCTCTTCGCCGACATGCTGTCGGCACCGGACGTCTCGACCCAGATAGAGCCGTTCTGGCCGGTGTTCCACGGTGGACTGTTCCACGTCGACGTGCTCTGGTACCAGTCGTTTTGGGCAACGTGGGCGCTGTTCGGTCTCGGCATCGCGCTCAACGTCGCGGCGTGGTACTGGAAGGACGGCAGTGCGGACTCGCGCGGAGCGATCATGTCCTCGAACTGA
- a CDS encoding methionine synthase, with translation MSDNRDQFRPEDHPNDHFLLTTVVGSYPKPKWVDRSRDLYEDPDADFDEAAWQEAKDDASRLITGEHERAGLDAVVDGEMRRNEMVEYFAHRIDGYEFNGPVKVWGHNTFDKPSVVSDVEYDETWLVDEYEFTASVSDRPVKVPITGPYTLANWSFNEAYEDTEALAHDLADLVNTEVEKLVEAGARYVQIDEPALATTPDDHAIVGECLERIADGIPEDVRIGLHVCYGDYSRIYPEILEFPVDEFDLELANGDYDQLDVFEEPEFTKDLALGVVDAHVAEVESVAEIKENIQKGLEVVPPEQLTVSPDCGLKLLPREVAYEKMANLVRAAREIEQELDAGEIAVGKSTVTADD, from the coding sequence ATGAGCGACAACCGAGACCAGTTCCGACCCGAGGACCACCCGAACGACCACTTCCTGCTGACGACCGTCGTTGGCTCGTACCCCAAGCCCAAGTGGGTCGACCGCTCGCGCGACCTCTACGAAGACCCCGACGCGGACTTCGACGAGGCGGCGTGGCAGGAGGCCAAGGACGACGCCTCGCGGCTCATCACCGGCGAACACGAGCGCGCCGGACTCGACGCGGTCGTCGACGGCGAGATGCGTCGCAACGAGATGGTCGAGTACTTCGCCCACCGCATCGACGGCTACGAGTTCAACGGCCCGGTGAAGGTGTGGGGCCACAACACCTTCGACAAGCCCTCGGTCGTCTCCGACGTGGAGTACGACGAGACGTGGCTGGTCGATGAGTACGAGTTCACCGCGAGCGTCTCCGACCGGCCGGTCAAGGTTCCCATCACGGGGCCGTACACCCTCGCGAACTGGAGCTTCAACGAGGCCTACGAGGATACCGAGGCGCTGGCCCACGACCTCGCCGACCTCGTCAACACCGAGGTCGAGAAGCTGGTCGAAGCGGGTGCCCGGTACGTCCAGATCGACGAGCCCGCGCTCGCGACCACGCCCGACGACCACGCAATCGTCGGCGAGTGTCTGGAGCGGATCGCAGACGGGATTCCGGAGGACGTTCGTATCGGCCTCCACGTCTGCTACGGCGATTACTCGCGAATCTACCCCGAGATACTGGAGTTCCCCGTCGACGAGTTCGACCTCGAACTCGCGAACGGCGACTACGACCAGTTGGACGTGTTCGAAGAGCCCGAGTTCACCAAGGACCTCGCGCTCGGTGTGGTCGACGCCCACGTCGCCGAGGTCGAATCGGTGGCGGAGATCAAAGAGAACATCCAGAAGGGATTGGAGGTCGTCCCGCCCGAGCAGTTGACCGTCAGCCCCGACTGCGGGCTGAAGCTCCTGCCCCGCGAGGTGGCCTACGAGAAGATGGCGAACCTCGTGCGCGCCGCGCGGGAAATCGAGCAGGAACTCGACGCGGGCGAGATAGCGGTCGGGAAGTCGACCGTGACCGCCGACGACTGA
- a CDS encoding 5-methyltetrahydropteroyltriglutamate--homocysteine methyltransferase has translation MTERVATTPGVYPLPDWAKDDLADLKGHQKHDLIDGDEGEDVVAVYERAREEVIERQQSAGLDRAVEGQLRWDDMLAHPLAVHDSVETRGIVRYYDNNNFYRDPVVTGDLTFDGDIAAELEAAAALTDSDSLQAVVPGPYSLADLATDEHYGDDADFLAAVADFLAGEVEAFPEVETLFVLEPSLVENPPGDGEDERASQAIDTVAGAAPEGADVVVHTYWGALDEKVHAHLLDADFDAVGYDFVSNPEDNLYNINEYGTKDSIAAGVVDGQNTLVEDAEQIAERADWLADNTPATDFETVYLTPNTELFYLPYSTFEEKLAALGEATDIAEVKA, from the coding sequence ATGACAGAGCGCGTCGCTACGACACCCGGGGTGTATCCGCTTCCGGACTGGGCGAAAGACGACCTCGCCGACCTGAAGGGCCACCAGAAGCACGACCTCATCGACGGCGACGAGGGCGAAGACGTGGTCGCGGTCTACGAGCGGGCCCGCGAGGAGGTGATCGAGCGCCAGCAGTCGGCCGGGCTCGACCGCGCGGTCGAGGGGCAACTCCGGTGGGACGACATGCTCGCCCACCCGCTCGCGGTCCACGACTCGGTCGAGACCCGCGGCATCGTCCGATACTACGACAACAACAACTTCTACCGGGACCCCGTGGTCACGGGCGACCTCACCTTCGACGGCGACATCGCGGCCGAGCTGGAGGCGGCCGCGGCGCTGACAGACTCCGATTCCCTGCAGGCGGTCGTGCCGGGACCGTACTCGCTCGCCGACCTCGCGACCGACGAACACTACGGCGACGACGCCGACTTCCTCGCGGCGGTCGCCGACTTCCTCGCCGGAGAGGTCGAGGCGTTCCCCGAGGTCGAGACGCTGTTCGTGCTCGAACCCTCGCTCGTGGAGAACCCGCCGGGCGACGGCGAGGACGAGCGCGCGAGCCAGGCAATCGATACGGTCGCCGGGGCCGCCCCCGAGGGCGCGGACGTGGTCGTCCACACCTACTGGGGCGCGCTGGACGAGAAGGTCCACGCCCACCTGCTCGACGCCGACTTCGACGCGGTGGGCTACGACTTCGTCTCGAACCCCGAGGACAACCTCTACAACATCAACGAGTACGGCACCAAGGACTCCATCGCGGCGGGCGTCGTGGACGGCCAGAACACGCTGGTCGAGGACGCCGAGCAAATCGCCGAGCGCGCCGACTGGCTGGCGGACAACACCCCGGCGACCGACTTCGAGACCGTCTATCTCACGCCGAACACCGAGCTGTTCTACCTGCCGTACTCGACGTTCGAGGAGAAGCTCGCCGCGCTGGGCGAGGCGACCGACATCGCGGAGGTGAAAGCATGA
- a CDS encoding cystathionine gamma-synthase, giving the protein MTDRDEFRFETRSIHAGQEPDEETGALMTPIHANSTYVQDAPGDHRGYEYSRTGNPTRTDLEANVASLENGEYGRAFSSGMGAINTVLNLLEAGDHVVASEDVYGGTHRIFTQVYEKYDLEFDFVDMTDPDETEAAMREETELVWVETPTNPLLNVVDISATADIAAEYDALSVVDNTFATPYLQRPLDLGADAVCHSLTKYMGGHSDVVGGALVTNDEDLDEEFGFYQNSVGATPGPHECFLVLRGTKTLPVRMDRHCDNARELADWLEGHEAVDRVYYPGLESHPDHDLAAEQMDDFGGMVSFELDASLEEAADAVSETEVFTLAESLGGVESLIEQPATMTHAAIPREERHAAGLTDGLIRASVGIENVEDLKADLARAFDAALD; this is encoded by the coding sequence ATGACCGACCGCGATGAGTTCCGATTCGAGACGCGCTCCATCCACGCCGGACAGGAGCCCGACGAGGAGACGGGCGCGCTGATGACCCCCATCCACGCCAACTCGACCTACGTGCAGGACGCCCCGGGCGACCACCGCGGCTACGAGTACTCCCGGACGGGCAACCCCACGCGCACCGACCTCGAAGCCAACGTCGCCAGCCTCGAAAACGGCGAGTACGGCCGCGCGTTCTCCAGCGGGATGGGCGCGATAAACACCGTCCTCAATCTGCTCGAAGCGGGCGACCACGTCGTCGCCAGCGAGGACGTGTACGGCGGCACCCACCGCATCTTCACGCAGGTCTACGAGAAGTACGACCTCGAATTCGACTTCGTGGACATGACCGACCCCGACGAGACCGAGGCCGCCATGCGCGAGGAGACCGAACTCGTGTGGGTCGAGACCCCCACGAACCCCCTGCTCAACGTCGTGGACATCTCCGCGACCGCCGACATCGCGGCGGAGTACGACGCCCTGAGCGTGGTGGACAACACCTTCGCCACGCCGTACCTCCAGCGCCCCCTCGACCTCGGCGCTGACGCCGTCTGTCACTCCTTGACGAAGTACATGGGCGGCCACTCCGACGTGGTCGGCGGCGCGCTCGTGACCAACGACGAGGACCTCGACGAGGAGTTCGGCTTCTACCAGAACAGCGTCGGCGCGACGCCCGGCCCCCACGAGTGCTTCCTCGTCCTCCGGGGGACCAAGACGCTCCCGGTGCGGATGGACCGCCACTGCGACAATGCTCGGGAACTCGCCGACTGGCTGGAGGGCCACGAGGCCGTCGACCGCGTCTACTACCCCGGCCTCGAATCCCATCCGGACCACGACCTCGCCGCGGAACAGATGGACGACTTCGGCGGGATGGTGAGCTTCGAGCTAGACGCCTCGCTGGAGGAAGCGGCGGACGCGGTGTCCGAGACGGAGGTCTTCACCCTCGCGGAGAGTCTGGGCGGCGTCGAGAGCCTCATCGAACAGCCCGCGACGATGACCCACGCTGCGATTCCGCGCGAGGAGCGCCACGCCGCGGGACTCACCGACGGCCTGATTCGGGCCAGTGTGGGGATAGAGAACGTCGAGGACCTGAAGGCCGACTTGGCGCGGGCGTTCGACGCGGCGCTGGACTGA
- a CDS encoding 16S ribosomal RNA methyltransferase A encodes MTDARSPPDADFRDPDALLRRAGVRGNPDRDQHFLVDDRVLDRLPEYARETDADLSHVLEIGPGTGALTDRLLAVADEVTAVERDPKLAAFLREEFADEISAGRLTVVEGDALEVALPDFSASVSNLPYGISSEIAFRLLPRGKPLVLMFQTEFGERMAAEVATDDYGRLSVSAQHYADVEVVEPVPREAFSPPPEVRSAVVRTTPREPDYEVDDEAFFLRFVKAVFTQRRKTLRNAIRNTAHISGLDDAAGVVEAIEAGETDLDPDVTSRRAGKIPPATFAALAAVADEYGRNGADRGESDRGETP; translated from the coding sequence ATGACCGACGCGCGCTCTCCACCCGACGCCGACTTCCGGGACCCAGACGCCCTGCTCCGCCGAGCGGGCGTCCGGGGCAACCCCGACCGCGACCAGCACTTCCTCGTCGACGACCGGGTGCTCGACCGGCTTCCCGAGTACGCCAGAGAGACGGACGCCGACCTCTCGCACGTCCTCGAAATCGGTCCGGGCACCGGCGCGCTGACCGACCGCCTGCTCGCGGTCGCCGACGAGGTGACCGCGGTCGAGCGCGACCCGAAGCTCGCGGCCTTCCTCCGTGAGGAGTTCGCCGACGAGATATCCGCGGGGCGGCTGACCGTCGTCGAGGGCGACGCCCTCGAAGTCGCCCTCCCCGACTTCTCGGCGTCCGTCTCGAACCTCCCGTACGGCATCTCCAGCGAAATCGCGTTCCGCCTGCTCCCCCGCGGCAAGCCCCTCGTGTTGATGTTCCAGACGGAGTTCGGAGAGCGGATGGCCGCCGAGGTCGCGACCGACGACTACGGCCGCCTGTCGGTCAGCGCCCAGCACTACGCCGACGTGGAAGTGGTCGAACCCGTCCCGAGGGAGGCGTTCTCGCCGCCGCCAGAGGTCCGGAGCGCGGTCGTCCGGACGACCCCCCGCGAGCCCGACTACGAGGTCGACGACGAGGCGTTCTTCCTCCGCTTCGTGAAGGCGGTGTTCACCCAGCGGCGCAAGACCCTCCGGAACGCCATCCGAAACACCGCCCACATCTCGGGCCTCGACGACGCCGCTGGCGTCGTCGAGGCCATCGAGGCGGGCGAGACCGACCTCGACCCGGACGTGACGAGCAGACGCGCGGGCAAGATTCCGCCCGCGACGTTCGCCGCGCTGGCGGCGGTCGCCGACGAGTACGGGCGGAACGGGGCCGACCGAGGCGAGTCCGACCGGGGTGAGACCCCGTGA
- a CDS encoding DUF655 domain-containing protein: protein MSEHNENGERVPAVVLDYLPNGRADDDRPQYQKPAIAYALGVEEFRLFEVTLEEDVSLTITDRFDADRRSDVVASVRELDYGDLSSSAQPELEHAIRAIVEEDQRRFVDFYNDAQPITLRLHQLNLLPGIGKKLRNNILEERKRKPFESFEDLEERVSGLHNPKEVLVERILEELREDDLKYRTFVRREEQ, encoded by the coding sequence ATGAGCGAACACAACGAGAACGGCGAGCGGGTGCCAGCGGTGGTGCTGGACTACCTCCCGAACGGTCGCGCCGACGACGACCGGCCACAGTACCAGAAGCCAGCTATCGCCTACGCGCTGGGCGTCGAGGAGTTCCGGCTGTTCGAGGTCACGCTCGAAGAGGACGTGAGCCTCACCATCACCGACCGCTTCGACGCCGACCGGCGCAGCGACGTCGTCGCCAGCGTGCGCGAACTCGACTACGGGGACCTCTCCAGTAGCGCCCAGCCGGAGCTCGAACACGCCATCCGGGCCATCGTCGAGGAAGACCAACGGCGGTTCGTCGACTTCTACAACGACGCTCAGCCCATCACGCTGCGGCTCCACCAGCTGAATCTCCTGCCGGGCATCGGCAAGAAACTGCGCAACAACATCCTCGAAGAGCGAAAGCGAAAGCCCTTCGAGAGCTTCGAGGACCTCGAAGAGCGGGTGTCGGGCCTGCACAACCCCAAGGAGGTGCTGGTCGAGCGGATTCTGGAGGAGCTCCGCGAGGACGACCTGAAGTACCGGACGTTCGTGCGGCGCGAGGAGCAGTAA
- a CDS encoding 50S ribosomal protein L21e, producing MPSSNGPYHSTRNKLKNSPRESGTSPPQRAVQEFEVGQKVHLKIDPSVEKGRFHPRFNGQTGEVEGTQGRAYKVSVNDGGKDKTLIAIPAHLKAQE from the coding sequence ATGCCGAGTTCGAACGGACCCTACCACAGCACCCGCAACAAACTCAAGAACAGTCCCCGCGAGAGCGGCACCTCCCCGCCCCAGCGCGCGGTCCAGGAGTTCGAGGTCGGTCAGAAGGTCCACCTCAAGATCGACCCGAGCGTCGAGAAGGGCCGGTTCCACCCGCGCTTCAACGGTCAGACCGGCGAGGTCGAGGGCACGCAGGGACGAGCCTACAAGGTCTCGGTCAACGACGGCGGCAAGGACAAGACCCTCATCGCCATCCCCGCGCACCTGAAGGCGCAGGAATAG